In the genome of Kitasatospora cathayae, one region contains:
- a CDS encoding Mut7-C RNAse domain-containing protein has product MDRPQIWLDFAPELHLFVSAPRRAGRTALRTDGTSTLGHVVESLGVPLTEVGALLVDGRPVPDSHVPADTEHVSVEAVARPQPSPAPPRFLLDVHLGTLARRLRLLGVDAAYENPDIGDAALAARSAAEQRVMLSRDRGLLRRRELWAGAYVYSHRPAEQLRDVLSRFAPPLAPWSRCTTCNGTLRTVSKTTVREQLHDGTERSYDAFAQCADCGQAYWRGAHHARLESIVTDAVREFGGVPG; this is encoded by the coding sequence GTGGACCGACCCCAGATCTGGCTCGACTTCGCCCCTGAGCTGCACCTCTTCGTCTCCGCGCCCCGGCGGGCCGGCCGGACGGCGCTGCGCACCGACGGCACCTCCACCCTCGGCCACGTGGTCGAGTCCCTGGGCGTCCCGCTGACCGAGGTCGGCGCCCTGCTGGTGGACGGCCGGCCGGTGCCCGACTCGCACGTCCCGGCCGACACCGAGCACGTCAGCGTCGAGGCGGTGGCCCGGCCGCAGCCCTCGCCCGCCCCGCCGCGCTTCCTGCTGGACGTCCACCTCGGCACCCTCGCCCGCCGGCTGCGCCTGCTCGGCGTGGACGCCGCGTACGAGAACCCGGACATCGGCGACGCCGCCCTCGCCGCCCGCTCCGCCGCCGAGCAGCGCGTCATGCTCTCGCGCGACCGCGGCCTGCTGCGCCGCCGCGAACTGTGGGCCGGCGCCTACGTCTACAGCCACCGCCCCGCCGAGCAACTGCGCGACGTGCTGTCCCGCTTCGCCCCGCCGCTCGCGCCCTGGAGCCGCTGCACCACCTGCAACGGCACGCTGCGCACGGTGAGCAAGACCACGGTGCGCGAGCAGCTCCACGACGGCACCGAGCGCTCCTACGACGCCTTCGCCCAGTGCGCCGACTGCGGCCAGGCCTACTGGCGCGGCGCGCACCACGCCCGGCTGGAGTCCATCGTCACCGACGCCGTGCGCGAGTTCGGCGGCGTCCCGGGGTAG